Below is a genomic region from Candidatus Chlorobium masyuteum.
GGTCAGGTTCGGCGGGCAGTCAAAAAAAATAACCTTGTACTCTTCGCTCAGTTCCTTGATGTTTTTTTTGAGTTTTTTCTTTGGATTTTTTTCTTCGAAAAGTTCAATATCGAGATTCCGGTACGAAAAGTCTGAGGGGAGCAGGTCAAGTTGCTCAAAATCAGTAGCCTTGATGTTGCTGTATATTTTGTTGCTTCCCTTGAGAAACTTCTCGCTGTTGTACTTTTTTGAAGCCGCAATCCTGAAGTAGTATGAGCTTGCCCCCTGGGGATCAAGGTCGCAGATGAGCGTCGGAGAAGTATGCAGGGAAGCAAGATAGGAGAGGTTTACAGCAGTTGCGGTTTTACCAACACCTCCTTTGATGCTATAGAGTGCTATTGTTTTCATTTTGTATCCGGAAGGTTAAGAGTTCATGCATGAACTTCGCGGTTTGCTCATCATCGAAACCTCTGAAGGTATCGTGAAATTTCCGGCGTGTTTCTTCCTGCTTCTGATAAAGGATTGCGATTAATCCGCCAATTGTGCCTGCAAGTAATGTATGTTTTTTTTCTGTTTCCATTAATACCAGGCGTTTTTCAAGAAATGCGATTTGCACCGAAAAATCGGTAAAGTTGCCAAGGTTTTCCTGAAGCTCCTTAAGCTGTCTTATCATTGGAGCTATTGTTTTATTTGGAAAAATCGATGAGAAGAACTCAAGAAGGTAACGAAGCTTTTTACAGCCTATACGAAGTGTATGAAGCTCTTTATCCGTTGTTTTTCGTCCGATTTTACGACCATCCCGAATCACTTTTTTCCATGCTTTTTTTATGGTTGCTTCAGCTATTGTGGATGTCGCAAGGGTTGCATTTGGTGCCTTCTCCTGCGACGGCAGGTCTTCCTTGTTGATCCACTCATTCCACTCTTTCAGGAAGGATCTGTATTTTGCCGATGCAAGGTGGCTGCAAAATTCTTTGTGGAGTTTATTGCGTTTTGCTCTGATTTCGCTGAAGAACTCTTTGAGTGGTGGCTGCAGCACCGGAGGGAGATATCCGAAATAGGTCGTTTGGTGGAGCAGGTAGACATCCATATCCCGCAGTTCATTAGTGCGTTCGCCGATATCCTTGAACGCATTGAGAAAATAAGCGGTTTCTTCAGGATTGAACACTCCCTTGAGAAGCATTAACACCGATCTGGAGCGGCGTATGGCGACGCGATAGTCGTGCAGAAACTCAGTATCGATATCCCTGCTGATGCCGGTTTCGTTCTGCTTGACAAGAGTAAAGGTGCTCTGTAGCATCCTTCGGGCATTTTCATGAATCATCGCATGCTCATCAAGCTGTAAATGGATTTTTGACGAATATCCCTTTACATTCAGCCCGGCCTCTTTCATCAGTATCAGATAGAGATCCCGGTACTCCACAATTTTTCGGGATTCATAATGGCTGGAGAGCCATGTTTCAAGTTCTTCTACCTCATTACTGAACCCCTTGAGCGGCTTTAGTGCATAACCCTGACAAAAAGGATTTTGGCCTCGATCTTCAGCAAGATGCCATGATTCGGAAAAAAGCGTGCCTATGGTTTTGTCGTGGCCGTCAAGGATGCTGTAGGTTTGCGAGATCGTTTTGAATACGCACAGCTTGATGAATGCCCTCATATCTCCGCAAGCGCCAAGCAGTTTTTTTAGCTTGCATTCAGGTAAACGGGACGGAAAAAATACCGCGGGGTTTCCGCGAAAAGGGATGTATGCAGTGTCACTACCGGAATGGAGATCAGTTATATGCAGGGAGCCTTCTTTTTTTATAACGGCAATCCCGTTTTCGAATGCCAGCCAGTCAAATGTATCATAGTAAACTGACTCTGCCTGTCGGGCTGAACATTGTACAAGCTGCCATCCGGCAGCATGCATTTTTTCATGTTGCGACCATGGTGAGTGCAGTTGGTTTGGACTCAACAGTATTTTTGTTGGAGTGACACCCATCCGTTTCTGACATTTTGAGGAGTTATCCACCATCATGTGGAAAAAACTGTCACGATGGCAACTGATATATACAAAGCATTTAGATGGATTGGTTGATCCGATGTGTCGGGACTCATGATAATTTATAGAGGAGCTTCAATGTAGAGTCCCTTTACCGTGCAAACCGCGCGAACTTTTTTTTCAGTAAAGAGTTCTGCATGTTCTGTGCAAATAAAATTACCGCCTACTTTTTTTATTGATCCGTCAAGCGTCAAAAAAGCATTTCCTGTGCAGTCAAAATTGCCTTTGATCTTTTTTACGGAGCCTTTGAGTGATGTTAACTTGTTTCTTGAACAGACAAAATTGCCCTTGACTTTCTCTGGAGCCCCTTTGAGCGATGTCAGACAATTATCTGAACAGTCAAAATTCCCACTTACTTTCTCAGAACTCCCGTCAAGTTTTGTTAACTGATTATGCGAACAATCGAAATCAATAACTTCCTGAGGCGCGCCAATGAGCGAGCTGATCTGGTTTGCGGCACAAGAGAAATTACCCCCGACCACTTCAGGTGCACCCTTCAGGGATGCAAGCTGATTGTTTGAGCAGACGAAATCCCCATATACTTCA
It encodes:
- a CDS encoding ParA family protein, yielding MKTIALYSIKGGVGKTATAVNLSYLASLHTSPTLICDLDPQGASSYYFRIAASKKYNSEKFLKGSNKIYSNIKATDFEQLDLLPSDFSYRNLDIELFEEKNPKKKLKKNIKELSEEYKVIFFDCPPNLTLLSESVFAASDVILVPMIPTTLSIRTYNQLKEFFETHNLDSSRIRPFFTMVEKQKKMHRDILNEFHDYPNFLSQTIPYSSDVEKMGIYRAPIHTVSPNAPAAKAYKALWEELEAILDKTDSVY
- a CDS encoding CHAD domain-containing protein encodes the protein MSPNQLHSPWSQHEKMHAAGWQLVQCSARQAESVYYDTFDWLAFENGIAVIKKEGSLHITDLHSGSDTAYIPFRGNPAVFFPSRLPECKLKKLLGACGDMRAFIKLCVFKTISQTYSILDGHDKTIGTLFSESWHLAEDRGQNPFCQGYALKPLKGFSNEVEELETWLSSHYESRKIVEYRDLYLILMKEAGLNVKGYSSKIHLQLDEHAMIHENARRMLQSTFTLVKQNETGISRDIDTEFLHDYRVAIRRSRSVLMLLKGVFNPEETAYFLNAFKDIGERTNELRDMDVYLLHQTTYFGYLPPVLQPPLKEFFSEIRAKRNKLHKEFCSHLASAKYRSFLKEWNEWINKEDLPSQEKAPNATLATSTIAEATIKKAWKKVIRDGRKIGRKTTDKELHTLRIGCKKLRYLLEFFSSIFPNKTIAPMIRQLKELQENLGNFTDFSVQIAFLEKRLVLMETEKKHTLLAGTIGGLIAILYQKQEETRRKFHDTFRGFDDEQTAKFMHELLTFRIQNENNSTL